In uncultured Bacteroides sp., the following proteins share a genomic window:
- a CDS encoding aminoacyl-histidine dipeptidase — MKTIQSLAPEAVWKHFYSLTRVPRPSGFMKPVTEFLLNFGKGLNLESFTDEVGNVIIRKPATPGMENRKGVILQAHMDMVPQKNNDTAHDFEKDPIEAYIDGDWVKAKGTTLGADDGMGVAAIMAVLEDNTLTHGPLEALITVDEETGMFGAFALKRESIKGEILLNLDSEDEGELYIGCAGGEDVTATFQYKEVPAEEGDIAVKVTLKGLRGGHSGLEINQGRGNANKLIIRFLREAVASYEARLAILEGGNMRNAIPREAHAIITIPAENEEDLVDLVQYCENLFNEEFAGIEENISFKAERTDLPKGLVPEEIQDDIINSIFACQNGVLRNIPSIPDTVETSSNLAIVKVENGLAEVKILARSASDSMKEYLTTSIECCFNMAGAKVEMSGAYSGWQPDVNSPILHAMKASYKAQFGEEPAVKVIHAGLECGIIGANIPGLDMISFGPTLRSPHSPDERVFVPSVKKFYEFLVATLEQTPVKE; from the coding sequence ATGAAAACAATTCAATCATTAGCTCCCGAGGCTGTATGGAAACATTTCTACTCTTTAACCAGAGTTCCTCGTCCTTCGGGTTTTATGAAACCTGTAACAGAGTTTTTGCTTAACTTCGGAAAGGGTTTGAACCTGGAATCATTTACAGATGAAGTAGGCAATGTTATTATAAGAAAACCGGCTACCCCGGGAATGGAAAACAGAAAAGGCGTGATTCTTCAGGCACACATGGACATGGTTCCGCAGAAGAATAACGATACTGCTCACGATTTTGAGAAAGATCCTATTGAAGCATATATTGATGGCGACTGGGTGAAGGCGAAAGGTACCACTCTTGGTGCCGACGACGGAATGGGTGTTGCAGCAATTATGGCTGTTCTTGAAGACAACACATTAACACACGGTCCGCTTGAAGCATTGATTACTGTAGACGAAGAGACTGGTATGTTTGGTGCTTTTGCTTTGAAGAGAGAAAGTATCAAGGGAGAAATCCTGTTGAATCTCGATTCAGAAGACGAAGGTGAACTTTACATTGGCTGTGCCGGTGGTGAAGATGTTACTGCAACTTTCCAGTATAAAGAGGTACCTGCAGAAGAAGGCGATATTGCTGTAAAAGTTACCTTGAAAGGTTTGCGCGGCGGACACTCTGGTTTGGAAATTAATCAGGGACGTGGTAATGCAAATAAACTGATAATCCGTTTCCTTCGTGAGGCTGTTGCAAGTTACGAAGCCCGATTGGCTATCCTTGAAGGCGGTAACATGCGTAATGCAATTCCACGTGAAGCGCATGCCATCATTACAATTCCTGCTGAAAACGAGGAAGATTTGGTAGACTTAGTACAATACTGCGAGAATCTGTTTAATGAAGAATTTGCAGGTATCGAAGAAAATATCAGCTTCAAGGCAGAAAGAACAGATTTACCTAAGGGACTTGTTCCAGAAGAGATACAGGATGATATAATCAACTCCATCTTTGCTTGCCAAAATGGTGTATTGAGAAACATTCCTTCTATTCCTGATACAGTAGAAACATCTTCAAACCTTGCAATTGTTAAGGTTGAAAACGGATTGGCAGAGGTGAAGATTCTTGCCAGAAGTGCTTCCGATTCTATGAAAGAATACCTTACTACCAGTATTGAATGCTGTTTCAACATGGCAGGAGCCAAGGTAGAAATGTCAGGCGCTTACTCAGGATGGCAGCCAGACGTGAATTCTCCTATTCTTCATGCCATGAAAGCTTCTTATAAAGCTCAGTTTGGCGAAGAACCAGCGGTGAAAGTGATTCATGCCGGACTGGAATGCGGTATCATTGGTGCTAACATCCCAGGATTGGATATGATTTCTTTTGGCCCAACATTGCGTTCTCCTCACTCACCAGACGAACGTGTTTTCGTTCCTTCAGTGAAGAAATTCTATGAATTCCTTGTTGCAACGCTGGAACAAACACCGGTTAAGGAATAA
- a CDS encoding lysylphosphatidylglycerol synthase transmembrane domain-containing protein has product MGAPQFKKIIKKTFQIALPLFLGSIILVWVYRDFDFSKVGHVLFHEMNYWWMLVSLVFGIFSHVFRGWRWKLTLEPLDAYPKSSNCVNAIFISYAANLVLPRVGEVSRCTILSKYDGVSFSKSLGTVVTERIIDSIMVLAITGTTLFLQLGIFKSFFAKTGTNLDSIGQIFLSPEFYIITLCVIGVCILLYKLMRLLSFFEKVKGIVLNVWEGILTLKHVKNMPLFILYTFLIWFCYFMEFYLTFFCFDFSSNLSFMAGMVLFAAGSVAVVVPTPNGAGPWHFAIISMMVLYGVDATDAGIFALIKHGIQTLLLILLGIYGLVALPITNKK; this is encoded by the coding sequence TTGGGAGCACCTCAGTTTAAAAAGATAATAAAAAAGACTTTTCAAATAGCATTGCCTCTTTTTCTGGGCAGTATTATATTAGTTTGGGTCTATAGGGATTTTGATTTTTCTAAAGTAGGTCATGTCCTTTTTCATGAGATGAATTACTGGTGGATGTTAGTTTCATTGGTTTTTGGAATATTCAGTCACGTATTTCGTGGGTGGCGATGGAAACTTACGCTTGAACCGCTTGATGCTTACCCTAAATCAAGCAACTGTGTGAATGCCATTTTTATATCGTATGCCGCCAATCTGGTATTACCCCGTGTGGGAGAAGTTTCCAGATGCACCATACTTTCCAAATATGATGGCGTATCATTCTCCAAATCTCTTGGCACGGTTGTCACTGAAAGAATCATTGATTCAATAATGGTGTTGGCTATTACAGGAACAACTTTATTCCTCCAACTGGGTATATTTAAAAGTTTCTTTGCCAAGACGGGAACCAATCTTGATTCTATAGGGCAGATATTCCTTTCACCGGAGTTCTACATTATCACATTGTGTGTAATTGGTGTATGCATATTGCTTTATAAGCTCATGCGATTACTTTCATTCTTTGAAAAAGTAAAAGGAATTGTGCTGAATGTATGGGAAGGCATCTTAACCCTGAAACATGTTAAGAATATGCCTCTTTTCATCTTATATACTTTCCTTATCTGGTTTTGTTACTTTATGGAATTCTATCTGACCTTCTTCTGCTTTGATTTTTCTTCAAACTTAAGCTTTATGGCCGGAATGGTTTTATTTGCTGCGGGAAGTGTGGCTGTGGTTGTTCCTACGCCTAATGGTGCCGGGCCGTGGCATTTTGCTATCATCTCAATGATGGTGCTTTACGGAGTAGATGCTACCGATGCGGGAATATTTGCTTTAATAAAGCATGGAATACAAACATTATTATTAATTTTGCTAGGTATATATGGGTTAGTAGCCCTGCCGATTACAAATAAAAAATAA
- the rsmA gene encoding 16S rRNA (adenine(1518)-N(6)/adenine(1519)-N(6))-dimethyltransferase RsmA — MRAVKPKKFLGQHFLKDLKIAQDIADTVDAVPELPVLEVGPGMGVLTQFLVKKQRPVKVVEVDYESVAYLREAFPSLEDHIIEDDFLKMNLERTFEGKPFVLTGNYPYNISSQIFFKMLENKNLIPCCTGMIQKEVAERIAAGPGSKTYGILSVLIQAWYHVEYLFTVSETVFNPPPKVKSAVIRMTRNETQELGCDEKLFKVVVKTTFNQRRKTLRNSIKPILGKDCPLCADVLFNKRPEQLSVAEFISLTNNVEKALSEQKLKVVQE, encoded by the coding sequence ATGAGAGCAGTTAAACCAAAGAAATTTCTCGGACAACATTTCCTTAAAGACCTTAAGATAGCTCAAGATATAGCAGATACGGTAGATGCCGTACCTGAACTTCCGGTATTAGAAGTGGGACCGGGTATGGGTGTTCTCACTCAATTTCTGGTTAAGAAACAACGACCGGTAAAGGTTGTAGAGGTTGACTATGAATCGGTTGCATATCTTCGTGAAGCTTTCCCTTCACTGGAAGATCATATTATTGAAGATGATTTTCTGAAAATGAATCTTGAAAGAACATTCGAAGGGAAACCGTTTGTACTGACGGGTAACTATCCATACAACATTTCAAGCCAGATATTCTTCAAGATGCTTGAGAACAAGAATCTTATTCCCTGCTGCACAGGTATGATTCAGAAAGAGGTTGCAGAAAGAATAGCAGCCGGACCGGGAAGTAAAACTTACGGTATTCTAAGCGTACTTATTCAGGCTTGGTATCATGTGGAATATCTCTTCACGGTAAGTGAAACAGTGTTCAACCCACCTCCCAAAGTTAAAAGTGCAGTCATTAGGATGACTCGCAACGAAACACAGGAGCTAGGTTGTGACGAGAAGCTTTTTAAGGTAGTGGTGAAAACAACTTTCAACCAACGCAGAAAAACGTTAAGAAACTCCATCAAACCCATTTTAGGAAAAGATTGCCCTCTTTGTGCTGATGTTTTATTCAACAAACGCCCCGAACAACTTTCTGTAGCAGAATTTATCAGCCTGACCAATAATGTGGAGAAAGCATTGTCTGAACAGAAACTAAAAGTTGTTCAGGAATAA
- a CDS encoding DUF349 domain-containing protein, whose protein sequence is MMDTQDTNLPLEEGKLEEEKNVPEVSEVKTEETPEETTEVNTSTATNLQSKQEVIDRLKEISADAENAHKQELDSLKQTFYKIHKTEQDAAKKKFLEDGGTEEAFVPVTDTYESEFKSIMAAIKDKRSAFNAELEKQKEENLQTKLGIIEKLKELVNYPEDVNKAYNDFKKLQQEWNEIKQVPQAKVNDLWKNYQVYVEKFYDIIKINNEFRDYDFKKNLEIKARLCEAAEKLANEQDVVSAFHQLQKLHQEFRDTGPVAKELRDEIWARFKAASTEVNRRHQQHFEALKEAEQRNLDEKTVICEIVETTEYSELNSFNAWESKTQEIIALQNKWKTIGFAPQKMNIKIFERFRAACDEFFKKKGEFFKSIKEGMNENLEKKKALCEKVEALKDSTDWKETSEILTKLQKEWKTIGPVSKKYSDPIWKRFIDACDYFFDQKNKATSSLHSVEVENMQKKKALIEKLATIDESMEANEASNLVREIIKEWNTVGHVPFKEKDKLYKQFHELVDKQFDRLNVNAANRKLNNFRSNISNVTGQGEKGGMQTLYREREKLVRAYEAMKNEIKTYENNLGFFSSSSKKGNSLVTELNRKVEKLKADLELTLEKIKVIDESAKQ, encoded by the coding sequence ATGATGGACACTCAAGACACTAATCTACCTTTAGAAGAAGGAAAATTAGAAGAAGAAAAGAATGTTCCCGAGGTTTCTGAAGTAAAGACTGAAGAAACTCCAGAGGAAACTACCGAAGTAAACACATCGACTGCCACTAACCTGCAGTCAAAACAAGAAGTAATTGACAGACTGAAAGAGATTTCTGCTGATGCTGAAAATGCTCACAAGCAGGAATTAGACTCTCTTAAACAGACCTTCTATAAAATTCACAAAACAGAACAAGACGCTGCAAAGAAAAAATTCTTAGAAGATGGCGGAACTGAAGAAGCATTTGTTCCTGTAACAGATACTTATGAAAGTGAGTTTAAATCTATAATGGCTGCTATCAAGGATAAAAGAAGTGCGTTTAATGCAGAACTTGAAAAGCAAAAAGAAGAAAACCTACAGACAAAGCTAGGCATTATTGAAAAGCTTAAAGAGCTGGTTAATTATCCAGAGGATGTAAACAAGGCTTATAATGACTTCAAGAAACTTCAGCAGGAATGGAATGAAATTAAACAGGTTCCTCAGGCTAAAGTGAACGACTTATGGAAAAATTATCAGGTGTATGTAGAGAAATTCTACGACATCATTAAAATAAACAACGAATTCAGAGACTACGACTTCAAGAAAAATCTGGAGATTAAAGCAAGACTTTGTGAAGCTGCAGAAAAACTGGCAAATGAACAGGACGTTGTTTCTGCTTTTCACCAGTTACAGAAGTTACATCAGGAATTCCGCGATACCGGTCCGGTAGCTAAAGAACTTCGCGATGAAATCTGGGCTCGTTTCAAAGCTGCTTCTACTGAAGTAAACCGCCGTCATCAACAACACTTTGAGGCATTAAAGGAGGCAGAGCAACGAAATTTGGATGAGAAAACTGTTATTTGCGAAATTGTTGAAACTACAGAATACAGCGAATTAAACTCTTTCAATGCATGGGAAAGTAAAACCCAGGAAATCATCGCCCTTCAGAATAAATGGAAAACGATTGGTTTCGCTCCACAAAAAATGAATATCAAGATTTTCGAGCGCTTCCGTGCTGCCTGCGATGAATTCTTCAAGAAAAAAGGAGAATTCTTTAAGAGCATTAAAGAAGGAATGAACGAAAACCTGGAGAAAAAGAAAGCATTATGTGAAAAGGTTGAAGCTTTAAAAGATAGTACTGACTGGAAAGAAACTTCAGAGATTCTTACTAAGCTACAGAAGGAATGGAAAACAATTGGTCCTGTATCAAAGAAATATTCTGATCCAATCTGGAAACGTTTCATCGACGCTTGTGATTACTTCTTCGATCAAAAGAACAAGGCAACTTCTTCGCTTCATTCTGTAGAAGTTGAAAACATGCAGAAAAAGAAAGCACTAATTGAGAAATTGGCAACTATCGACGAAAGTATGGAAGCTAACGAAGCAAGTAATCTGGTTCGTGAGATAATTAAAGAATGGAACACTGTTGGCCATGTACCTTTCAAGGAAAAAGACAAGCTTTACAAACAATTCCATGAGTTAGTTGACAAACAGTTCGATCGTCTGAATGTAAATGCTGCCAACAGAAAACTAAATAATTTCAGATCTAACATCAGCAATGTAACTGGTCAAGGCGAAAAAGGCGGTATGCAGACACTTTACCGTGAACGCGAAAAGCTAGTACGTGCTTATGAAGCAATGAAGAATGAGATTAAGACTTACGAAAACAATCTTGGTTTCTTTAGCTCTTCATCTAAAAAAGGAAACAGCCTGGTTACTGAACTAAACAGAAAAGTTGAGAAACTAAAAGCCGACCTGGAACTTACTCTTGAAAAGATTAAAGTTATTGATGAGTCTGCTAAACAATAA
- the rsfS gene encoding ribosome silencing factor, translated as MNETQELVQKIVEGIQEKKGYKIVVADLTRIGDTICKYFVICQGNSPSHVSAITDSIREYVRENTGIKPIGADGLTNAEWVAMDYADVMVHIFLPDVRGHYNLEHLWADAKLTMIPDLD; from the coding sequence ATGAACGAAACACAAGAATTAGTACAGAAAATAGTAGAAGGAATTCAAGAGAAAAAAGGATATAAAATAGTAGTGGCAGATCTAACCAGAATTGGTGATACAATTTGCAAATACTTTGTAATCTGCCAGGGAAATTCACCAAGTCACGTAAGTGCAATCACAGACAGCATAAGAGAATATGTAAGAGAAAACACAGGAATAAAACCGATTGGTGCTGATGGATTAACTAATGCTGAATGGGTTGCAATGGACTATGCGGATGTAATGGTTCATATCTTCTTGCCAGACGTGAGAGGACATTACAACCTCGAACATCTTTGGGCCGATGCAAAGTTAACTATGATACCAGATCTTGATTAA
- the ftsH gene encoding ATP-dependent zinc metalloprotease FtsH encodes MSNNKKSNNKMNVPKFSLNWMYAIIAMMLIGLYLSSEGGSLTKQISYNEFQQYVRNGYATKVVAYNDNTVELYVKPEHIREVFKQDASKAGKTPMVTTRVPSNESLSRFLEKERDEARFQGTEQYEEKRDYISAFLLNILPFVLLIGVWLFFMRKMGSGGGSGSNVFSVGKSKAQLFEKGGSVKVTFKDVAGLAEAKQEVEEIVEFLRNPQKYTELGGKIPKGALLVGPPGTGKTLLAKAVAGEADVPFFSLSGSDFVEMFVGVGASRVRDLFKQAKEKSPCIIFIDEIDAVGRARGKNPSMGGNDERENTLNQLLTEMDGFGTNSGIIILAATNRADILDKALLRAGRFDRQIHVDLPDLNERKEIFGVHLRPIKIDETVDVDLLSRQTPGFSGADIANVCNEAALIAARHGKTFVGKQDFLDAVDRIIGGLEKKSKIMTLEERKTIALHEAGHASLSWLLEHANPLIKVTIVPRGRALGAAWYLPEERQITTKEQMFDEMCATLGGRAAEDLFVGKISTGAMNDLERVTKQAYGMISYLGMSDKLPNLCYYNNEEYSFNKPYSEKTAELIDEEANRFINDQYNRAKKILSEHKLEHNTLANLLIEKEVIFAEDVERIFGKRQWASRSVEIMAANKPADKDAEESKETAPSVESNPETNPSLSKNEVDLPENSVEEENTTK; translated from the coding sequence ATGAGTAACAACAAAAAATCGAATAATAAAATGAATGTACCGAAATTCAGCCTTAACTGGATGTACGCAATTATTGCGATGATGCTAATCGGGCTCTATCTCTCCAGTGAGGGTGGGTCATTGACTAAACAGATCAGCTATAATGAATTTCAGCAGTATGTTCGTAACGGATATGCTACAAAAGTGGTGGCTTACAATGATAACACGGTAGAACTTTACGTTAAACCTGAGCATATCCGGGAAGTATTCAAACAGGATGCTTCGAAGGCAGGAAAGACTCCTATGGTAACTACCAGAGTTCCTTCCAATGAATCACTAAGCCGTTTTCTGGAAAAGGAACGCGACGAGGCACGATTCCAGGGAACTGAACAATACGAAGAAAAGAGAGATTACATAAGTGCATTCTTATTAAACATTTTGCCTTTTGTTCTCCTTATCGGTGTTTGGCTCTTCTTCATGCGCAAAATGGGTAGCGGAGGAGGATCAGGCTCCAATGTGTTTAGTGTAGGAAAATCAAAAGCACAACTTTTCGAAAAAGGAGGTTCTGTAAAAGTTACTTTTAAAGATGTAGCAGGACTTGCAGAGGCAAAACAGGAAGTGGAAGAAATTGTGGAATTCTTAAGAAACCCACAAAAATATACTGAGCTTGGAGGTAAGATTCCTAAAGGTGCATTGCTTGTAGGCCCTCCGGGAACTGGTAAAACATTGCTTGCCAAAGCGGTAGCCGGCGAAGCAGACGTACCATTCTTCTCTCTATCAGGTTCCGACTTTGTAGAAATGTTTGTGGGTGTTGGTGCTTCACGCGTAAGAGACCTATTTAAACAGGCAAAGGAAAAATCTCCTTGTATCATCTTCATCGATGAAATTGATGCTGTGGGACGTGCACGTGGAAAGAATCCAAGTATGGGTGGTAACGACGAGCGCGAGAATACACTGAATCAGTTACTTACAGAGATGGATGGATTTGGCACAAACAGTGGAATCATTATTCTGGCTGCAACAAACCGTGCGGATATCCTTGACAAAGCATTGCTTCGTGCTGGACGTTTCGACCGTCAGATTCATGTTGACCTGCCAGACCTGAACGAAAGAAAAGAAATCTTCGGAGTACATTTACGTCCTATAAAAATAGACGAAACTGTCGACGTAGATCTTCTTTCCCGCCAGACTCCAGGCTTCTCAGGAGCTGATATTGCAAATGTATGTAATGAAGCTGCATTGATTGCCGCTCGTCATGGAAAAACATTTGTTGGAAAGCAAGACTTCCTTGATGCCGTAGACAGAATTATTGGTGGATTGGAAAAGAAGAGCAAGATTATGACTCTGGAAGAGCGCAAGACTATTGCACTTCACGAAGCCGGGCACGCAAGTCTTTCATGGTTATTGGAACATGCCAACCCATTAATTAAGGTAACAATTGTTCCTCGCGGACGAGCATTAGGCGCTGCCTGGTATTTGCCTGAAGAGAGACAAATTACCACCAAGGAACAAATGTTTGACGAAATGTGTGCCACTCTTGGAGGTCGTGCTGCAGAAGATTTATTTGTAGGTAAAATTTCTACCGGAGCAATGAATGACCTGGAGCGTGTAACTAAACAAGCATACGGCATGATTTCTTATCTTGGAATGAGTGATAAATTACCTAATCTATGTTACTATAATAACGAAGAATATTCTTTCAATAAGCCATACAGCGAAAAGACTGCTGAACTGATTGATGAGGAAGCTAATCGCTTTATCAACGATCAATATAACAGAGCTAAGAAAATTCTTTCCGAACATAAATTAGAACATAATACTCTGGCTAATTTATTGATTGAAAAAGAAGTGATATTTGCTGAAGATGTGGAACGTATCTTTGGAAAACGTCAATGGGCTTCACGCTCTGTAGAAATTATGGCAGCAAACAAACCTGCTGACAAGGATGCTGAAGAGAGTAAAGAAACTGCTCCATCAGTAGAAAGTAACCCTGAAACTAATCCAAGTTTATCTAAAAACGAAGTAGATCTTCCTGAAAACAGTGTAGAAGAGGAAAACACTACGAAATAA
- a CDS encoding phosphatidate cytidylyltransferase: MKNNFILRTVTGALIVALLVCCIIFGPLPFSILFALVSALAVHEFSKLVNQNEGVSTNTLINALGGVYLFFAFLGFCLELTGSQIFIPYLFLIIYLLISELYLQKENPVNNLAYSMLSQLYVALPFALLNVLAYQANKTGGVTYNYAIPLSIFIFIWLNDTGAYCFGTLFGKHRLFERISPKKSWEGSIGGGLLTLAAGFAFGSYFQFMSSFAWAGLGLTVVVFGTWGDLVESLIKRHMKIKDSGNILPGHGGILDRFDSALIAIPAAVIYLYVITLL; encoded by the coding sequence ATTAAAAATAACTTTATACTACGTACAGTCACAGGAGCATTGATAGTAGCTTTGCTCGTGTGCTGTATAATATTTGGCCCCCTGCCTTTCTCTATTTTGTTTGCTCTTGTTTCAGCGCTTGCTGTGCACGAATTCAGCAAACTGGTTAATCAGAATGAGGGTGTAAGTACAAACACTCTTATTAATGCTCTGGGAGGTGTATACCTCTTTTTTGCTTTTCTGGGCTTTTGTTTAGAGCTTACAGGTTCACAAATTTTTATCCCTTATCTTTTTTTAATAATCTATCTTCTTATTAGTGAACTTTATCTGCAAAAAGAGAATCCGGTAAACAATCTGGCCTACTCTATGCTGAGTCAGCTTTATGTTGCCTTGCCATTTGCCTTACTAAATGTCTTGGCATATCAGGCAAATAAAACCGGAGGTGTTACATATAATTATGCGATTCCATTATCCATCTTTATATTTATCTGGCTGAACGACACAGGTGCTTATTGCTTCGGTACCCTGTTTGGTAAGCATCGGTTATTCGAAAGAATCTCGCCTAAGAAATCTTGGGAAGGCTCTATAGGTGGTGGTCTTCTAACCTTGGCAGCAGGTTTTGCATTTGGTTCATATTTCCAATTCATGTCCTCATTTGCGTGGGCAGGACTAGGACTGACCGTTGTTGTATTTGGCACATGGGGAGATTTAGTGGAATCACTAATTAAAAGACACATGAAGATTAAAGATTCCGGGAATATTTTACCTGGTCATGGTGGAATACTCGATCGGTTTGATAGTGCGCTAATAGCAATACCGGCAGCTGTTATTTATCTTTATGTAATTACATTACTTTAA
- a CDS encoding NigD-like protein, translating to MKKFNLYLLLFVLTLIPALQSCDLDDDGYSLDNYTIAMATVKVDAKSSVYFVLDNGETLWPAASLVPYKELNNGTRIIGNFTLLSNTQNGYDHFVRLNDYSTVLTKDIINLTEANKDSIGDDPVRITDLWMSGGYINVEFDMNLPSTQKHRVNLVRNTTKEYPNDGYIHLEYRYNDMDDVTNYVGRSIVSFRLGLETMNTLPLNGVKIRINSAVNGEKIITIDFSNKYKSAASVAPLTNAVGEKIN from the coding sequence ATGAAAAAGTTTAATTTGTATCTATTGTTATTTGTGCTGACTTTAATTCCAGCACTTCAGTCTTGCGATCTTGATGACGATGGCTATTCACTTGATAATTATACGATAGCTATGGCCACAGTGAAAGTTGACGCTAAAAGTTCTGTTTATTTTGTTTTGGATAACGGAGAAACTTTATGGCCTGCTGCTTCTCTTGTTCCATATAAAGAATTAAATAATGGGACACGTATAATAGGGAACTTTACTCTATTGAGTAATACACAGAATGGCTATGATCATTTTGTCCGTTTGAACGATTATTCCACTGTATTAACAAAGGATATCATTAATCTTACCGAGGCTAATAAAGATAGTATTGGTGATGATCCGGTGAGAATAACCGATTTGTGGATGAGTGGCGGTTATATTAATGTAGAGTTTGATATGAATTTGCCGAGCACTCAGAAACATAGGGTTAATCTGGTTAGGAATACCACTAAGGAATATCCTAATGATGGATATATTCATCTTGAATACCGTTATAATGATATGGACGATGTTACAAATTACGTTGGCCGTAGCATTGTTTCTTTCAGGCTTGGTCTGGAAACTATGAATACGCTTCCTTTGAATGGGGTGAAAATTCGAATTAATTCGGCAGTGAATGGTGAAAAGATTATCACGATTGATTTTAGTAACAAGTATAAAAGTGCTGCATCGGTTGCACCACTAACGAATGCTGTTGGTGAAAAGATTAATTAG
- the lpxB gene encoding lipid-A-disaccharide synthase — MKYYLIVGEASGDLHASNLMQALKKEDQEAEFRFFGGDLMSAQGGTRVKHYKELAYMGFVPVLLHLRTIFSNMKRCKDDVVAYAPDVVILVDYPGFNLSIAKFVKTQTKIPVYYYISPKIWAWKEYRIKNIKRYVDELFSILPFEVEFFHGHQYPIHYVGNPTVDAVETFRANHPENFAAFTTANGLTSQPIIALLAGSRKQEIKDNLPDMLKAASKFSDYQLVLAGAPGISPEYYERYIQGTKVNIIFGQTYRLLQQSSAALVTSGTATLETALFRIPQVVCYHTPIGKVIAFLKKRILKVKFVSLVNLVAGKEVVRELVADTMTLQNIEAELEVILYNKVKRQQMLDDYDQMIQILGPAGASEKAAREMFNLLKKGSE, encoded by the coding sequence ATGAAATATTATTTAATAGTAGGTGAGGCTTCGGGTGATTTGCATGCATCTAATCTGATGCAGGCACTGAAGAAAGAGGATCAGGAAGCAGAGTTCCGCTTCTTTGGAGGAGATCTGATGTCTGCTCAGGGAGGAACCCGGGTAAAACATTATAAAGAACTGGCTTACATGGGATTTGTTCCCGTATTACTACATCTTCGCACAATCTTTTCCAATATGAAAAGGTGTAAGGACGATGTTGTTGCTTATGCTCCCGATGTGGTAATATTGGTAGATTACCCGGGATTTAATCTTTCTATTGCGAAGTTTGTTAAAACACAGACAAAGATTCCGGTTTACTACTATATCTCTCCCAAAATATGGGCCTGGAAAGAATATAGAATTAAAAACATCAAGCGATATGTAGATGAACTGTTCTCTATTCTTCCTTTTGAAGTAGAGTTTTTCCATGGCCATCAGTACCCAATACATTATGTGGGAAACCCTACTGTAGATGCAGTAGAAACTTTCCGTGCGAATCATCCGGAGAATTTCGCTGCTTTCACAACTGCGAATGGTCTGACGAGTCAACCAATTATTGCACTTTTGGCCGGAAGCCGTAAGCAGGAGATAAAAGATAACTTGCCTGATATGTTGAAAGCTGCTTCAAAGTTCTCTGATTATCAATTGGTGCTTGCTGGCGCTCCTGGTATTTCTCCCGAATATTATGAGAGGTATATACAAGGAACCAAGGTGAATATTATTTTTGGTCAGACTTATCGTTTGCTTCAACAGTCCTCTGCTGCATTGGTTACTTCAGGAACTGCAACTCTGGAAACAGCTCTTTTCCGTATTCCTCAGGTTGTTTGCTATCACACTCCGATAGGAAAAGTCATTGCTTTTCTGAAGAAGAGAATATTGAAAGTGAAATTTGTTTCACTTGTTAACCTTGTTGCTGGGAAAGAAGTTGTTCGTGAATTAGTAGCTGACACCATGACTCTGCAAAATATAGAGGCCGAACTGGAAGTTATTCTATATAATAAGGTGAAGCGTCAGCAGATGCTTGATGATTACGACCAGATGATTCAGATTCTAGGTCCGGCAGGTGCTTCAGAAAAAGCAGCCAGAGAAATGTTTAACCTGCTAAAAAAGGGAAGCGAATAA